One Candidatus Zixiibacteriota bacterium DNA segment encodes these proteins:
- a CDS encoding dihydroorotate dehydrogenase electron transfer subunit produces MNQRKEEGLLLSVENLGERLFRLKIHSPSVSKKALPGNFCHLRVNESYSPLLRRAFSIHQVEKEKNNFELLFKVVGPGTQILSEKKPGEKIDLLGPLGNSFSLPAKDENAVLLAGGMGIAPLFYLINSLLTKKFNPEKITLFFGVKGKDECLLINEIVSTGIRLHLATEDGSSGYKGMITELFFQELQSRRIKAKRTKFFACGPNPMLKKVSEISRKFKLDCQICLENHMPCGIGACMGCVVKTSEGYKRVCKDGPV; encoded by the coding sequence ATGAACCAGAGGAAAGAAGAAGGGCTGCTCCTTTCAGTCGAAAACTTAGGTGAGAGACTCTTCCGTTTAAAGATTCACTCGCCCTCTGTTTCGAAAAAAGCTTTGCCCGGGAACTTCTGTCATCTGAGGGTGAACGAGTCATATTCTCCCCTTTTAAGAAGGGCTTTCAGCATTCATCAGGTGGAAAAGGAAAAGAATAATTTTGAGCTTCTCTTCAAAGTGGTTGGGCCAGGAACCCAAATCCTTTCCGAAAAAAAACCTGGAGAAAAAATAGACCTCTTAGGTCCTTTGGGGAATTCGTTTTCTTTGCCTGCAAAGGATGAAAATGCAGTACTCTTAGCCGGGGGGATGGGAATAGCACCCTTATTTTATCTTATTAATTCTCTTCTTACGAAGAAATTTAATCCTGAGAAAATCACTCTTTTTTTTGGAGTCAAGGGGAAAGATGAATGCCTCCTTATAAACGAGATCGTTTCCACCGGAATAAGACTCCATTTAGCCACAGAGGATGGAAGCTCAGGATATAAGGGGATGATTACTGAGCTTTTTTTTCAGGAGCTTCAAAGTAGAAGGATTAAGGCAAAGAGGACGAAATTCTTCGCCTGCGGTCCAAATCCGATGCTCAAAAAAGTCTCTGAGATCTCCAGGAAATTCAAGCTTGACTGCCAGATCTGCCTGGAAAACCATATGCCCTGCGGCATAGGTGCCTGCATGGGATGTGTGGTCAAAACGTCTGAAGGATATAAGCGGGTCTGCAAGGACGGGCCGGTG
- a CDS encoding TonB family protein: protein MRKVIFICTLLLLFSFSCVYYNTFYHAEETYKKAEKSQKKAKREVASGTEVKDYQDAIKKASKVLTFNPKSKWVDDALFLIGKSYYNLGDYPKAERKFQELVSSFPKSNLVEESYYYLGLSRYKQGNKVEATEALISLLDNPKMKKRKSEVCFELGEIKFEEGEYAEAINFYKRMLEQYPKDELNPEAQFRIGQGYFELKDFTQAKESFSKVRKYGKQGDLLYQSIYWTGESAYSLKDYKEGLKIFLDLSREKKYTKYLPRIELKIADGYKLSDSLDQALKKYEEITLTFPRTEESAEAYYRAGLINLEEKRDLKKAQELFDKTKTDRPASPFARLSLEKSADISKLSSFQEQVTKEESLKVAEPFFHLAEFYLTEMNLPESALTEYQTVVDKYPESEYAPKSVYAVAWIYENIYQDSAKAKEYYHKIIEQYPNSDYSKNALAYLSLPEESLQVNLAEKEYAVAESLLFQERMVDSARVILQKIVSDYPQSRYACKAECALAWSLEQYQNPGDSSVALAYQAIIDKYPQTEYADFAKKRLGIKVVKAPLPPPQTTQPAPSDTTADSTKTTPVPSGIPKAPAPKVKGIFYYPQAQLETGIKGKVGLKIKIDFTGKVTDVAVVNSLNNQEIDDAAKDAALRTEFDPTLINPVQLNDWFLYEVEVVPPQQPQQ from the coding sequence ATGAGAAAAGTAATTTTTATCTGCACACTCCTTTTGCTTTTTAGTTTTTCCTGTGTATATTATAACACCTTTTATCATGCAGAGGAGACATATAAGAAGGCGGAGAAGTCTCAGAAGAAAGCAAAAAGAGAGGTAGCCTCAGGCACAGAGGTTAAGGACTACCAGGATGCTATTAAAAAAGCCTCCAAGGTCCTGACCTTTAATCCTAAATCCAAATGGGTGGATGATGCCCTGTTCCTCATTGGAAAGTCATATTACAATCTGGGGGATTATCCTAAGGCGGAGAGGAAATTTCAGGAGCTGGTCAGCAGTTTCCCTAAAAGCAACCTGGTCGAGGAATCCTATTATTATCTGGGGTTAAGCCGCTATAAACAGGGTAACAAAGTAGAAGCCACCGAAGCATTGATCTCCCTTTTGGATAATCCAAAAATGAAGAAAAGAAAATCCGAGGTCTGCTTCGAATTAGGGGAGATCAAATTCGAGGAGGGTGAATATGCTGAGGCGATAAACTTCTACAAGCGGATGCTGGAACAATACCCTAAAGATGAGCTCAACCCTGAAGCACAGTTCAGGATCGGCCAAGGGTATTTCGAGTTAAAAGATTTTACCCAGGCCAAGGAAAGCTTTTCCAAAGTAAGAAAATACGGGAAGCAGGGAGATCTGCTCTACCAATCTATTTACTGGACCGGGGAATCGGCCTATAGCTTAAAGGATTATAAAGAAGGATTGAAGATCTTCTTAGATTTATCCAGGGAGAAAAAGTATACCAAATATCTTCCCCGGATAGAGCTGAAAATAGCTGACGGGTACAAGCTTTCCGACAGTCTGGACCAGGCTTTAAAAAAGTATGAGGAGATAACTCTGACTTTTCCCCGGACCGAAGAATCGGCTGAAGCGTATTATCGGGCTGGCTTGATAAATCTGGAGGAGAAGCGCGACCTGAAAAAAGCCCAGGAATTATTCGACAAGACAAAGACCGACAGGCCAGCCTCACCCTTTGCCAGATTATCTTTAGAGAAAAGTGCGGACATCTCTAAATTATCCAGTTTTCAGGAACAGGTGACAAAAGAGGAATCGTTGAAAGTAGCTGAGCCCTTTTTCCATTTAGCGGAATTTTACCTTACCGAGATGAACCTGCCTGAATCGGCTTTGACTGAATACCAGACCGTAGTGGATAAATATCCGGAAAGTGAATATGCGCCTAAATCCGTTTACGCGGTGGCCTGGATTTACGAGAATATTTATCAGGACAGCGCCAAAGCCAAGGAGTATTATCATAAGATTATAGAACAGTATCCTAATAGCGATTACTCTAAAAATGCACTGGCGTATCTTTCCCTGCCAGAGGAGTCTCTGCAGGTGAACCTGGCTGAAAAGGAGTATGCGGTGGCAGAAAGCCTGCTTTTCCAGGAAAGAATGGTTGATTCGGCCAGGGTGATCCTCCAGAAAATAGTCAGCGATTACCCTCAATCCAGGTATGCCTGTAAAGCCGAGTGTGCCCTGGCCTGGAGTTTGGAGCAATATCAGAATCCGGGAGATAGCAGTGTGGCTTTGGCTTACCAGGCGATAATCGACAAATACCCGCAAACCGAGTATGCTGATTTTGCCAAGAAGAGACTGGGGATTAAAGTGGTCAAGGCTCCTCTGCCTCCGCCTCAGACAACTCAACCAGCACCTTCTGACACCACTGCGGATTCTACCAAAACTACACCTGTGCCTTCAGGAATACCCAAAGCTCCTGCGCCGAAAGTCAAAGGTATTTTTTACTACCCCCAGGCTCAGCTTGAGACCGGGATCAAGGGCAAGGTGGGTTTGAAGATAAAGATAGATTTCACCGGAAAGGTCACGGATGTGGCTGTAGTAAATTCCTTGAATAATCAGGAAATTGATGACGCGGCTAAAGATGCAGCCTTAAGGACAGAGTTCGACCCGACGCTGATTAACCCGGTGCAATTAAATGATTGGTTCTTGTATGAGGTAGAGGTTGTCCCTCCTCAGCAACCGCAACAATGA